In Novipirellula artificiosorum, the genomic window AGTAAGACGGCAAAAACTGTTCGTATTAAAAACTGCAAAGAGATCAACAAAGGTAGATAGAATATGCTGAAATTTTCATCACTACTTGCCCTCATAGGCTGTGTAATGTCCTCACCTGTGTCGGCAACAGAAGAGAGCCGCCCCAATATCCTCTTCATTTTGGTGGATGACCTTGGGTATGCAGACCTGGGCTGTCAGGGCAGCAAGGAGATCCGCACGCCTCACATCGACGCTCTTGCAGCTTCAGGCCTTCGCTTCACCGATGCTTATGTCACCGCTCCTCAATGTGGGCCGTCGCGAGCCGGTATCATGACCGGTGTTCACCAGGCCCGTTTCGGGTATGTGGATAACGAAGATAACCACGGCCTTCCCGACCAGCACATTCTTCCCCTCATGCCCGAGTACCTCAAGCAGGCGGGGTACCGGACCGGTTTGGTCGGGAAGTGGCACCTCGGTCAGGGCACGGAATCCATGTTGAGCAACACGGAGCGAGACGAATACCGCAAGGTCAGGAAAGTGGATGCTTTCTCGCAAGAGCGTGTGGAGGCCGCCAAACCCTGGAAACGAGGGTTCGATGAAGGGCTGTTTTTCGTCGGTGGCGGCGGCAACTACTTCCCCTTCCGCTCAAAAGCGTCGAATGCTTCTGGCTCCAAGTACTTCACGTTCAACGGCCCTAATCAGAAACCTGAACCGTTTAGGCGTGAAGCCAATGCATTCAAGACGGATGTCCTTACCGACGCGGCGATCGACTTCATCGGTAGTAAGGATAAGAATCCTTGGTTTCTTTATCTTTCCTACACCGCACCTCACACACCACTGGATGCCAAGCCAAAGGACATTGCGGCCAACAATCACATCAAGGATCCGAAACGGCGTACCTATGCCGGGATGATGACGTGCCTGGATTACAACATTGGGCGGCTACTCGATCAGCTTGATCAGCAGGGCGCTCGCAAAAACACCCTAGTGGTCTTTCTCAGCGACAATGGCGGGCCAACAGGCCCGAACACCTCTCGCAACGATCCGTTTTCCGGCGTGAAAGGCGATGTCTATGAAGGGGGCATCCGGGTGCCGATGATTGCATCCTGGCCCGGTACACTTGCAAAGGGCAAGGTCGTCTCAGACCCTGTCATCTCCCTTGACCTCCTTCCGACGTTTACGGCAGTGGCTGGCAGGAAGGCGCAGCATCCCCTTCTGGAAGGGAAGAACCTTCTGCCCTGGCTCACCGGCAAGACCGAATGCCCGGGCGACGAGTTCTATTGGTCCTGGCGTGGGAACTTCAACGCCGTGCGCATGGGAACGCTGAAAGAGATCCGAAATGGAAAGCCTGTCAAAGCCGTCGATGGCACAGCCATCCCCGCTCACAATTTTGTCGACCTTGCGACCAACCCCAGGGAGTTGGCGGGTGAACATGCGCTGAACGATGAGGACAAGAAAACGCGATTATCAACCGCCCTCGACGCATGGCTCAGTTCGGTGAAAGAAGATGCGGGCAAACTGACCCCGAACAGCAGAACTTCAACTAGAATGTGAGCGTCCCCGCAACTTAGATCGCATTTACCAGTAAGAAGAATTCGATGCCAGTGGCACCTGAAAAACACATCAACAAAGAAAGAGCATGAAAAGATTTCTCAGCTTGATAGTGGCATTACTCTTAACCTCATCGAGCGCACCGGATCACTGCGCTGCGGCGACCTTTATCGAGGCTGCGTCGTGTTGGCCGGACACAGGCGGAGATGACCTCAACCGGCGGGTCGGTTTTCGTGTCGCCCTCCAGCGGCTTCCACCCGGCAGCGTTCTGCGGATCGCCACCTCTGGACTCTATCGCGCCAGCGTTGATGGGCAATTTGTCGGCCACGGCCCCGCTCGTGCCGGACACGGACATTTTCGCATCGACGAATGGTCATTGGACTCCAGTGCAAGCTCCGGTACGTCAGTCGTGGCCATCGAGGTGGCGGCCAGCACGGCGCGTAGCTTCTACATGGTCAAGCAGCAGCCCTTTCTGCAAGCCGAGGTCGTGTGCGACGGCAAAGTGCTTGCCGCGACCCCGGGCTTCCAGGCCATTGACCTGCATCCGGTGGTGGTGCGCAAGGTGCCACGCTACAGCTATCAACGGACGTTTACCGAGGTGTTCCAGCCGACACCGGGATGGAACGCCGCGTGGCGCTCGGTGGCAGAATGGGACGGACCGGTGATGAAGCTGGCCCAGACGCCCTCTTTCCCCCTCGCAGAGCGCGGCGTGCCATATCCAAAGTTCAAGGTGATTGATTCCACGTCCGTTGCCAGTGGAACCTTTCGCGTGCTTCCCAAGCCGCCGAAACGCCGTTACTACGGGTTCCATCCAGAGAACTTTGGCGACTTTCCTCAGCAGGAGCTTCAGGCACGTCCCGATCTGATGATGAGTTCACTGCAACCAACGTCGCTCGATCCCGGACCGACCGGAGACTTGATTCAACCGGGAACATTTCACCTCCATGACTTTGGAAAAAATCTCTCCGGCTTTCTCGGCTTTCGACTGCGCGCCGAGCGACCCGCCAAGCTGCTGGTCACGTTCGACGAATTGCGCACCGGTCCGAAAGAGACCGTCGATCCGCACCGCATGAAGTGCGTCAACGCCATCCTCATCGAACTGCCCGCAGGAACCTATACGATCGAAACGATTGAACCCTACACGCTTCGTTACCTGCAACTCCATGCACTCGACGGAGCCGTTACTCTCGAAGGTAACTATCTCCGTGAATTGGCCCATCCCCACGCCGGCCGCGCCACCTTCGCGTCCTCTGATCCACGTCTCGATAGGATCTTCACAGCGGCAGGCCAGACTTTCCGACAAAACGCCACGGACATCTTCATGGACTGCCCAAGCCGCGAAAGAGCTGGCTGGCTTTGCGATTCGTTTTTTACTGCTCGAGTTGAGGCGAACCTCACTGGCGCCATGGCCGTCGAACGAAACTTCCTCGAGAACTATGCGCAGCCAGCGAAGTTCCCAGGCCTCGTCTCCGGTATGCTACCGATGTGCTACCCAATGGATCCTAACGAGGGCCGTTACATTCCGAACTGGGCCATGTGGTTTGTTTTACAGCTAGAGGAGTACGAAGCCCGTACCGGCGACCGCGCACTTGTCGATCAGCTTCGCCCGAAGGTTGAGGCGTTGTTTGACTTCTTTAAGCGGTTCGAAAACTCGGACGGCCTGCTTGAAAATCTCGAAGAGTGGGTCTTTGTCGAATGGTCTGAGGCGAACAATCTGGTGCAGGATGTCAATTACCCGTCCAACATGCTTTATGCTGCTGCGCTCGATTCCGCGTCGAAGCTCTTTGGTCGTGAGGATTGGCGGGTGAAAGCCGATGCCCTTCGCTCAACGATCAACGATCAAGCCTTTGACGGAACCTTCTATCGCGACCATGCCGTGCGGCGGCCTGATGGCGAGCTCGACATTCGCCCCGATCGTACAGAAGTCTGCCAGTACTACGCATTTTTCTTTCTCGTCGCCACGCCTGAGAGCCGACCCAAGCTCTGGAGGACGCTGGTCGAAGAGTTTGGTCCACATCGGCGCGAGACCAAGGCCCACCCGGAGATCTATCCCTGCAACCAGCTCCCCGGAAACATGCTGCGTATCGAAATCCTTTCGCGCGAGCGTGAAACGGCCAGCATCTATGACGAAGCGATCGGCTATTGGCACAGCATGGCCATGACGACAGGGACTCTCTGGGAACACGATCAGCCGACTGCCTCATGCAACCACGGCTTTGCCTCGCATGCCGCAGTGGTGCTTTACCGAGACATCTTGGGCATTCGGTCCATTGATTACCAAGAGAAAAGCATCGTCTTTTTCCTGCCCGACAATCCGCTTCGCCATTGTCGCGGTTCGTTGCCGACCCCCGACGGTGACATCATCGTCGAGTGGAACCGCGATGGTGGCGACCCCAAGATTGCCCTGCCTCCTGGCTGGAGCGACCAGTTGCCGGGTGGGAATTACACCCACTGAAAACCGCCGTCTTTTACGTCGCACTGAATAATCCGGGCTAGCAGTGCTGAAAAAAGGGCACTGCCAGGGTACCATGCACCTCTATTTCCTCGGCCACAGAATCAACACCAATCAGCGAAACCGTGTTGCCTTGACTGATGATGGCGTGGGCGACGTGCGTACCGGATGGGGCTGGATCAGCTGTATTGCGACGTCATCCCGGATCGCTTCCAAGGATTCACCGGCGTACCCGCCATCTTGGAACGGACGGGCGAATCACCGATCCCCATGAAGGCACGCGAGGAGAATAGAATAATTCGATCAGCGGCAAACTCCAGATTCAGCTGAGGCAATGCACTTCCCTGACCCTGGAAATACGAAGACGTCGCCCGCAGCGGTTCACTCAACATCGAACACCAGAGCAAAACTCACTGCCAATGGGTTGCGTAGCGATAGCGGAATCGTCCCTCGGGTGCAGTATCTCCGTTCGTATAGCCATCCATGATGTCCCCTGGTTCTTGGCAGTTGTCGATCCACTTGAATTCCAAAGTGAAGCGATCGCCCTGAATACCGAGCAATGCTTTAGGGATAACAACGTGCATCTGATTGCCGGTAACCCGGTACTCTACAGATGCCACGGGTTTCCAGTGCCATCCGCCCGTGCAACGATCGAGCGATGTTAGGCTATCGCCAGCTACCTTGCGGTTGATTAGGAAATCAAAGCCCTCCCAGTTTGCTGATTTCTTCTCCTTTACATCGATCAGCAGCCACATCCAGTTTGGATCAGTGGCTGGACTGATGTCCTCGCCGGTTTCAGCGTAGAAGCTTAGGTTCTGCTGGTCGTGTGTGACTTTGAGGATACGGAAATCGTTTCTGCCTGTTGCGTTACGATAGTGATTGTCGCCGCAACCTGCGTGATCGCGTGGCAAGGTGTCTAAGCCATGATCACGGTAGAGGGGTAACACGTCCTCCCACTGAGTGAAGGAACCAGCCAGATCAATCGTTTTGCTGGCTGTCGTGTTCGCGGCAGGGACCATACCCTTGTACTTGCGAATGTTGGATGCCATTTGCATGTAGTAGCTGTCGTCGTAGCCACCGGACATCATCTCCACGTCGCGACTGAGCTCGAGGTCGTATTGGTCACAGAAGACGGGCGGACCATGGTCTTTCCTGTTAAGTTGCATAGCGATCCACTCGTTCCATCCGGTAACGAAGACGACTTCGGGATCGAGTTCGAAAGCCCGCTCCCACTGTTCCTGAAAATTGAAACCGTAGCCATAGGCATTGGGACGTTGGTCGACCTGCCCCTTGTGGAAGCTGCGCCCGCGGGCCTCGCCGGAACTCATCATAGCCACCTTCCCTGTTTCCTGATGCAGATTCTGCCCAACGGAAACATTGACCTGCTCCGGCTTTCGCGGATTCTCGTCATAGGAGTACACCTGTGGGTAGGTCGCCTCCCAATGCCACGCGTTGTGGGTATTGACCAAATCAAAGGGCCAGTGGGCTTTGCGAAGCGTAAAGAACTCCGCCACTTCTTTCGTGGCCTCTGCTGGGTCGCAGATCAAGAGCGGCTTGCCTTGCCATCGGTACCACAGTTCCGAATAGAGCCCTGGCTTGTAAAGTAAGTTATAGATCTTTTCAGCGGTCTTGCCGGCATTACTGTTGACCATGAAGGTGATTTGGGGAACGTGCTCGCCCAACCGTCGCTGCTTTGCAAATACCTTGCATAGGTTCTT contains:
- a CDS encoding alpha-L-rhamnosidase-related protein, whose product is MKRFLSLIVALLLTSSSAPDHCAAATFIEAASCWPDTGGDDLNRRVGFRVALQRLPPGSVLRIATSGLYRASVDGQFVGHGPARAGHGHFRIDEWSLDSSASSGTSVVAIEVAASTARSFYMVKQQPFLQAEVVCDGKVLAATPGFQAIDLHPVVVRKVPRYSYQRTFTEVFQPTPGWNAAWRSVAEWDGPVMKLAQTPSFPLAERGVPYPKFKVIDSTSVASGTFRVLPKPPKRRYYGFHPENFGDFPQQELQARPDLMMSSLQPTSLDPGPTGDLIQPGTFHLHDFGKNLSGFLGFRLRAERPAKLLVTFDELRTGPKETVDPHRMKCVNAILIELPAGTYTIETIEPYTLRYLQLHALDGAVTLEGNYLRELAHPHAGRATFASSDPRLDRIFTAAGQTFRQNATDIFMDCPSRERAGWLCDSFFTARVEANLTGAMAVERNFLENYAQPAKFPGLVSGMLPMCYPMDPNEGRYIPNWAMWFVLQLEEYEARTGDRALVDQLRPKVEALFDFFKRFENSDGLLENLEEWVFVEWSEANNLVQDVNYPSNMLYAAALDSASKLFGREDWRVKADALRSTINDQAFDGTFYRDHAVRRPDGELDIRPDRTEVCQYYAFFFLVATPESRPKLWRTLVEEFGPHRRETKAHPEIYPCNQLPGNMLRIEILSRERETASIYDEAIGYWHSMAMTTGTLWEHDQPTASCNHGFASHAAVVLYRDILGIRSIDYQEKSIVFFLPDNPLRHCRGSLPTPDGDIIVEWNRDGGDPKIALPPGWSDQLPGGNYTH
- a CDS encoding sulfatase-like hydrolase/transferase — protein: MLKFSSLLALIGCVMSSPVSATEESRPNILFILVDDLGYADLGCQGSKEIRTPHIDALAASGLRFTDAYVTAPQCGPSRAGIMTGVHQARFGYVDNEDNHGLPDQHILPLMPEYLKQAGYRTGLVGKWHLGQGTESMLSNTERDEYRKVRKVDAFSQERVEAAKPWKRGFDEGLFFVGGGGNYFPFRSKASNASGSKYFTFNGPNQKPEPFRREANAFKTDVLTDAAIDFIGSKDKNPWFLYLSYTAPHTPLDAKPKDIAANNHIKDPKRRTYAGMMTCLDYNIGRLLDQLDQQGARKNTLVVFLSDNGGPTGPNTSRNDPFSGVKGDVYEGGIRVPMIASWPGTLAKGKVVSDPVISLDLLPTFTAVAGRKAQHPLLEGKNLLPWLTGKTECPGDEFYWSWRGNFNAVRMGTLKEIRNGKPVKAVDGTAIPAHNFVDLATNPRELAGEHALNDEDKKTRLSTALDAWLSSVKEDAGKLTPNSRTSTRM
- a CDS encoding glycoside hydrolase family 71/99 protein, with translation MKRYSLFCLILLICATTNGQAVAPPALYGADALGRHMPDASTVRVFQPDRHVGIFYFLWLNQNKVYDNSLILQENPNAAETNASPPWGPKGAYHFWGKPLYGYYRSDDPWVLRRHAALLSDAGVDFLIFDATNSLIYEDVVKNLCKVFAKQRRLGEHVPQITFMVNSNAGKTAEKIYNLLYKPGLYSELWYRWQGKPLLICDPAEATKEVAEFFTLRKAHWPFDLVNTHNAWHWEATYPQVYSYDENPRKPEQVNVSVGQNLHQETGKVAMMSSGEARGRSFHKGQVDQRPNAYGYGFNFQEQWERAFELDPEVVFVTGWNEWIAMQLNRKDHGPPVFCDQYDLELSRDVEMMSGGYDDSYYMQMASNIRKYKGMVPAANTTASKTIDLAGSFTQWEDVLPLYRDHGLDTLPRDHAGCGDNHYRNATGRNDFRILKVTHDQQNLSFYAETGEDISPATDPNWMWLLIDVKEKKSANWEGFDFLINRKVAGDSLTSLDRCTGGWHWKPVASVEYRVTGNQMHVVIPKALLGIQGDRFTLEFKWIDNCQEPGDIMDGYTNGDTAPEGRFRYRYATHWQ